The following are encoded together in the Zingiber officinale cultivar Zhangliang chromosome 8A, Zo_v1.1, whole genome shotgun sequence genome:
- the LOC122008508 gene encoding receptor-like serine/threonine-protein kinase SD1-8 isoform X2 — MPPTTVLQLLLLFFFFFFFFFFFFFLSSQVHTVAAAGNTLHPGDTIGINRTIVSSAGTFALGFFIPRHSPSTSFYLAIWYNDTGDDAAVWVANRDSPVADSAAVLALQLDGNLVLSDSDGSKIWSSNTSSTSNGTEAVLLDSGNLVLRSGDGDTTIWESFDHPTDTLLPNMRIVSYFGIGVATRIVSWKTSSDPATGTFSLGIDPRTFMQAFIWRGSEPYWRSNAWNGSVTFTENEDNESISSFYITSLSGGKQNMSWSYMVTQGFPATRLMIEETGFLRLLTWQEASKSWVTRASYPNMEFGACVLYNQCGPNGLCVGRNATLSCKCFAEFSPNNSTEWAAGNYSGGCVKKTRWDCSKGGFYKVYSKMKLPDGMLLLRDAEASECEANCSATCNCTAYSFDSTRSIESTTRCLVWLGDMIDLVQNSSGMDELHVRVSAADLDNNSQYDGHSHKRKRLLVIMLAVGTAAMLLSGTTCYFMWARHMRLGKTRRLLELTVPDSIGSDKGTINAPLVDFFSIRKATDDFAVTNKLGEGGFGSVYKGRLEDGQFIAVKRLSENSKQGFEELNNEVKLIVRLQHTNLVRLLGWCIHENEKMLIYEYMPNKSLDKYLFGIAQGLLYLHRYSRLRIIHRDLKTSNILLDENMIPKISDFGLARIFGESHMEQNTRRVVGTFGYMAPEYGLHGRFSEKSDVYSFGVIVLEIISGKRNSGSYSINDSFSLLGYAWCLWVEGRSCELVDPQLIDSFPVSEVEKCVQLGLLCVQDRSTDRPTMDAIAIMLVNKNPVLPSPQQPAHASTTDSPTLVPISYSRAPELTMSTIEGR, encoded by the exons ATGCCCCCCACCACCGTTCTTCAGCTTCtcctcttattcttcttcttcttcttcttcttcttcttcttcttcttcttgtcttccCAAGTCCACACGGTAGCTGCTGCAGGGAACACTCTCCACCCCGGCGACACCATCGGCATCAACCGGACCATCGTCTCTTCCGCCGGAACGTTCGCCCTAGGGTTCTTCATCCCCCGCCACTCTCCCTCGACCTCCTTCTACCTTGCTATTTGGTACAACGACACTGGAGACGACGCGGCGGTGTGGGTGGCCAACAGAGATAGCCCCGTCGCTGACTCCGCTGCGGTTCTGGCCTTGCAGCTCGATGGGAACCTTGTGCTATCCGACAGCGACGGCAGCAAGATTTGGTCTTCCAATACCTCGTCGACTTCGAATGGCACCGAGGCCGTACTCTTGGATTCTGGCAACCTCGTCTTGCGATCGGGTGACGGCGATACCACTATTTGGGAAAGCTTCGATCATCCCACCGATACCCTGCTTCCCAACATGAGGATCGTTTCCTACTTCGGGATCGGCGTCGCCACGAGGATCGTGTCGTGGAAAACATCGAGCGACCCAGCCACAGGAACTTTTAGCTTGGGCATTGATCCGAGAACTTTCATGCAAGCTTTCATATGGCGCGGATCGGAGCCTTACTGGAGAAGCAATGCGTGGAATGGGTCAGTTACTTTCACGGAGAACGAGGACAACGAATCCATATCCAGTTTCTACATTACGTCGCTCTCCGGCGGCAAGCAGAATATGTCCTGGTCGTACATGGTAACGCAGGGTTTTCCAGCGACGAGATTAATGATTGAGGAAACAGGGTTCCTCAGGCTGTTAACTTGGCAAGAGGCCAGCAAGAGCTGGGTTACTCGAGCATCATATCCGAACATGGAATTTGGGGCTTGTGTTCTGTACAACCAGTGCGGTCCAAATGGCCTGTGCGTTGGCAGGAACGCCACACTCTCGTGCAAATGCTTCGCTGAGTTTTCACCAAACAACTCCACAGAGTGGGCTGCTGGCAATTACTCAGGTGGTTGTGTGAAAAAGACTAGATGGGATTGCAGCAAGGGAGGATTCTACAAGGTTTATAGCAAGATGAAGTTGCCTGATGGCATGCTACTACTAAGAGATGCTGAGGCAAGTGAGTGTGAAGCCAATTGTTCGGCTACCTGCAATTGCACAGCCTACTCTTTCGACAGCACGAGGAGCATTGAGAGCACAACTAGATGTCTGGTTTGGCTAGGAGATATGATTGATCTCGTGCAAAATTCGTCTGGAATGGATGAACTTCATGTGCGTGTCTCTGCGGCTGATCTTG ATAATAATTCTCAATATGATGGACATTCACATAAGAGAAAACGTTTACTTGTTATTATGCTTGCGGTAGGCACTGCTGCAATGCTTCTCTCTGGAACAACATGCTATTTTATGTGGGCGAGGCACATGCGATTGG GAAAAACAAGAAGATTGCTCGAGTTAACAGTTCCTGATAGTATTGGATCTGATAAGGGAACCATTAATGCCCCCCTGGTTGATTTTTTCAGTATTCGCAAGGCAACAGATGACTTTGCGGTTACAAACAAGCTCGGTGAAGGTGGTTTTGGTTCTGTCTACAAG GGAAGACTAGAAGATGGCCAGTTTATAGCTGTAAAAAGGCTCTCTGAGAACTCAAAACAAGGCTTTGAGGAGTTGAACAATGAAGTTAAGCTAATTGTCAGACTTCAACATACTAATCTTGTCAGGCTTTTAGGTTGGTGCATTCATGAAAATGAGAAAATGCTCATCTATGAATATATGCCCAACAAAAGTTTGGATAAATACTTATTCG GCATTGCTCAAGGACTTCTTTATCTCCATCGCTACTCAAGACTACGCATCATTCATAGAGATTTGAAGACAAGCAACATCCTACTGGATGAAAATATGATTCCCAAAATTTCAGATTTTGGTTTGGCAAGGATATTCGGAGAAAGTCATATGGAACAAAACACAAGGAGAGTAGTAGGCACATT TGGTTACATGGCACCAGAATATGGCTTGCATGGTCGTTTTTCTGAAAAATCTGATGTATATAGCTTTGGGGTGATTGTCCTTGAGATCATTTCTGGTAAAAGAAACTCCGGCTCATACTCGATTAACGATtcattcagtcttcttggatat GCATGGTGTCTTTGGGTGGAAGGAAGAAGTTGCGAACTGGTAGATCCCCAATTGATTGATTCATTCCCAGTTTCTGAAGTGGAGAAATGCGTTCAACTTGGTCTGTTATGTGTTCAAGATAGGTCCACCGACCGACCAACAATGGATGCTATCGCCATCATGCTGGTGAACAAGAACCCGGTTTTACCATCGCCTCAGCAACCTGCGCATGCCTCCACAACGGATTCACCAACACTGGTGCCAATCTCATATTCCCGGGCACCAGAATTGACCATGAGTACCATTGAAGGGagatga
- the LOC122008508 gene encoding receptor-like serine/threonine-protein kinase SD1-8 isoform X1: MPPTTVLQLLLLFFFFFFFFFFFFFLSSQVHTVAAAGNTLHPGDTIGINRTIVSSAGTFALGFFIPRHSPSTSFYLAIWYNDTGDDAAVWVANRDSPVADSAAVLALQLDGNLVLSDSDGSKIWSSNTSSTSNGTEAVLLDSGNLVLRSGDGDTTIWESFDHPTDTLLPNMRIVSYFGIGVATRIVSWKTSSDPATGTFSLGIDPRTFMQAFIWRGSEPYWRSNAWNGSVTFTENEDNESISSFYITSLSGGKQNMSWSYMVTQGFPATRLMIEETGFLRLLTWQEASKSWVTRASYPNMEFGACVLYNQCGPNGLCVGRNATLSCKCFAEFSPNNSTEWAAGNYSGGCVKKTRWDCSKGGFYKVYSKMKLPDGMLLLRDAEASECEANCSATCNCTAYSFDSTRSIESTTRCLVWLGDMIDLVQNSSGMDELHVRVSAADLDNNSQYDGHSHKRKRLLVIMLAVGTAAMLLSGTTCYFMWARHMRLGKTRRLLELTVPDSIGSDKGTINAPLVDFFSIRKATDDFAVTNKLGEGGFGSVYKGRLEDGQFIAVKRLSENSKQGFEELNNEVKLIVRLQHTNLVRLLGWCIHENEKMLIYEYMPNKSLDKYLFDSNLSTQLDWHKRFCIIQGIAQGLLYLHRYSRLRIIHRDLKTSNILLDENMIPKISDFGLARIFGESHMEQNTRRVVGTFGYMAPEYGLHGRFSEKSDVYSFGVIVLEIISGKRNSGSYSINDSFSLLGYAWCLWVEGRSCELVDPQLIDSFPVSEVEKCVQLGLLCVQDRSTDRPTMDAIAIMLVNKNPVLPSPQQPAHASTTDSPTLVPISYSRAPELTMSTIEGR, translated from the exons ATGCCCCCCACCACCGTTCTTCAGCTTCtcctcttattcttcttcttcttcttcttcttcttcttcttcttcttcttgtcttccCAAGTCCACACGGTAGCTGCTGCAGGGAACACTCTCCACCCCGGCGACACCATCGGCATCAACCGGACCATCGTCTCTTCCGCCGGAACGTTCGCCCTAGGGTTCTTCATCCCCCGCCACTCTCCCTCGACCTCCTTCTACCTTGCTATTTGGTACAACGACACTGGAGACGACGCGGCGGTGTGGGTGGCCAACAGAGATAGCCCCGTCGCTGACTCCGCTGCGGTTCTGGCCTTGCAGCTCGATGGGAACCTTGTGCTATCCGACAGCGACGGCAGCAAGATTTGGTCTTCCAATACCTCGTCGACTTCGAATGGCACCGAGGCCGTACTCTTGGATTCTGGCAACCTCGTCTTGCGATCGGGTGACGGCGATACCACTATTTGGGAAAGCTTCGATCATCCCACCGATACCCTGCTTCCCAACATGAGGATCGTTTCCTACTTCGGGATCGGCGTCGCCACGAGGATCGTGTCGTGGAAAACATCGAGCGACCCAGCCACAGGAACTTTTAGCTTGGGCATTGATCCGAGAACTTTCATGCAAGCTTTCATATGGCGCGGATCGGAGCCTTACTGGAGAAGCAATGCGTGGAATGGGTCAGTTACTTTCACGGAGAACGAGGACAACGAATCCATATCCAGTTTCTACATTACGTCGCTCTCCGGCGGCAAGCAGAATATGTCCTGGTCGTACATGGTAACGCAGGGTTTTCCAGCGACGAGATTAATGATTGAGGAAACAGGGTTCCTCAGGCTGTTAACTTGGCAAGAGGCCAGCAAGAGCTGGGTTACTCGAGCATCATATCCGAACATGGAATTTGGGGCTTGTGTTCTGTACAACCAGTGCGGTCCAAATGGCCTGTGCGTTGGCAGGAACGCCACACTCTCGTGCAAATGCTTCGCTGAGTTTTCACCAAACAACTCCACAGAGTGGGCTGCTGGCAATTACTCAGGTGGTTGTGTGAAAAAGACTAGATGGGATTGCAGCAAGGGAGGATTCTACAAGGTTTATAGCAAGATGAAGTTGCCTGATGGCATGCTACTACTAAGAGATGCTGAGGCAAGTGAGTGTGAAGCCAATTGTTCGGCTACCTGCAATTGCACAGCCTACTCTTTCGACAGCACGAGGAGCATTGAGAGCACAACTAGATGTCTGGTTTGGCTAGGAGATATGATTGATCTCGTGCAAAATTCGTCTGGAATGGATGAACTTCATGTGCGTGTCTCTGCGGCTGATCTTG ATAATAATTCTCAATATGATGGACATTCACATAAGAGAAAACGTTTACTTGTTATTATGCTTGCGGTAGGCACTGCTGCAATGCTTCTCTCTGGAACAACATGCTATTTTATGTGGGCGAGGCACATGCGATTGG GAAAAACAAGAAGATTGCTCGAGTTAACAGTTCCTGATAGTATTGGATCTGATAAGGGAACCATTAATGCCCCCCTGGTTGATTTTTTCAGTATTCGCAAGGCAACAGATGACTTTGCGGTTACAAACAAGCTCGGTGAAGGTGGTTTTGGTTCTGTCTACAAG GGAAGACTAGAAGATGGCCAGTTTATAGCTGTAAAAAGGCTCTCTGAGAACTCAAAACAAGGCTTTGAGGAGTTGAACAATGAAGTTAAGCTAATTGTCAGACTTCAACATACTAATCTTGTCAGGCTTTTAGGTTGGTGCATTCATGAAAATGAGAAAATGCTCATCTATGAATATATGCCCAACAAAAGTTTGGATAAATACTTATTCG attcAAACCTTTCAACGCAATTAGACTGGCATAAGAGATTCTGTATAATACAAGGCATTGCTCAAGGACTTCTTTATCTCCATCGCTACTCAAGACTACGCATCATTCATAGAGATTTGAAGACAAGCAACATCCTACTGGATGAAAATATGATTCCCAAAATTTCAGATTTTGGTTTGGCAAGGATATTCGGAGAAAGTCATATGGAACAAAACACAAGGAGAGTAGTAGGCACATT TGGTTACATGGCACCAGAATATGGCTTGCATGGTCGTTTTTCTGAAAAATCTGATGTATATAGCTTTGGGGTGATTGTCCTTGAGATCATTTCTGGTAAAAGAAACTCCGGCTCATACTCGATTAACGATtcattcagtcttcttggatat GCATGGTGTCTTTGGGTGGAAGGAAGAAGTTGCGAACTGGTAGATCCCCAATTGATTGATTCATTCCCAGTTTCTGAAGTGGAGAAATGCGTTCAACTTGGTCTGTTATGTGTTCAAGATAGGTCCACCGACCGACCAACAATGGATGCTATCGCCATCATGCTGGTGAACAAGAACCCGGTTTTACCATCGCCTCAGCAACCTGCGCATGCCTCCACAACGGATTCACCAACACTGGTGCCAATCTCATATTCCCGGGCACCAGAATTGACCATGAGTACCATTGAAGGGagatga